A DNA window from Cygnus olor isolate bCygOlo1 unplaced genomic scaffold, bCygOlo1.pri.v2 S101, whole genome shotgun sequence contains the following coding sequences:
- the LOC121063082 gene encoding olfactory receptor 14C36-like, giving the protein MPNSSSVSEFLLLAFTDTRELQLLHFGLFLGIYLAALLGNGLILTAVACDHRLHTPMYFFLLNLALLDLGCISTTLPKAMANALWDTRTISYQGCAAQVLFLAFLFGAEYCLLTVMAYDRYIAICKPLHYGSLLGTRACAKMAAAAWGSGFLDAVLHTTNTFSLPLCQGNAVDQFFCEIPQILKLSCSDAYLREAGALVFSISLLFGCFVFILVSYVQIFRAVLRMPSEQGRHKAFSTCLPHLAVVSLFVSTAMFAYLKPLSMFLPSLDLVVSFLYSVVPPAVNPLIYSIRNKDIKAALRKVFGTYFSALIVGPIS; this is encoded by the coding sequence atgcccaacagcagctctgtgagcgaGTTCCTTCTGCTGGCATTCACAgacacgcgggagctgcagctcctgcacttcgggctcttcctgggcatctacctggctgccctcctgggcaacggcctcatcctcaccgccgtagcctgcgaccaccgcctccacacccccatgtacttcttcctcctcaacctcgccctcctcgacctgggctgcatctctaCCACTCtgcccaaagccatggccaatgccctctgggacaccaggacCATCTCATATCAAGGATGTGCTGCACAAGTCCTCTTTTTAGCTTTCTTGTTTGGAGCAGAGTATTGCCTCCTCACTGTCATGGCCTATGACCGCTacattgccatctgcaagcccctgcactacgggagcctCCTGGGAACCAGAGCTTGTGccaagatggcagcagctgcttggggcagtggctttctcgatgctgtcctgcacacgaccaatacattttccctgcccctctgccaaggcaatgccgtggaccagttcttctgtgaaatcccccagatcctcaagctctcctgctcagatgcctACCTCAGGGAAGCTGGGGCACTTGTGTTtagtatttctttattatttggttgttttgtttttattctggttTCTTATGTGCAGATTTTCAGAGccgtgctgaggatgccctctgagcagggccggcacaaagccttttccacgtgcctccctcacctggccgtTGTCTCCCTGTTTGTCAGCACTGCCAtgtttgcctacctgaagccccTCTCCATGTTTTTGCCATCCCTGGACCTGGTGGTGTCATTTCTGTACTcagtggtgcctccagcagtgaaccctCTCATCTACAGCATTAGGAACAAGGACATCAAGGCTGCCTTAAGGAAAGTATTTGGTACCTACTTTTCAGCATTAATAGTGGGCCCCATATCATAA